A stretch of the Fusarium musae strain F31 chromosome 2, whole genome shotgun sequence genome encodes the following:
- the TUF1 gene encoding translation elongation factor Tu, which yields MSTAFRSLAPFLRTARQGLRANPINPLQSAFSKQNTSGVLNLYRTYAVFERSKPHVNIGTIGHVDHGKTTLSAAITKRQADKGLANFLEYGAIDKAPEERKRGITISTAHIEYATENRHYSHVDCPGHADYIKNMITGAANMDGAIIVVAASDGQMPQTREHLLLARQVGVQRIVVFVNKVDAIDDPEMLELVEMEMRELLNTYGFEGDDTPVIMGSALMSLQNQRPEIGTEKIDELLAAVDEWIPTPERDLDKPFLMSVEDVFSIAGRGTVVSGRVERGVLKRDQEIELVGKGQEVIKTKVTDIETFKKSCEQSQAGDNSGLLIRGVRREDVRRGMVVCAPGTVKSHTQFLASLYVLSKEEGGRHTGFQEHYRPQLYLRTADESIDLTFPEGTEDASSKMVMPGDNTEMVVTMGHPNAIEVGQRFNIREGGRTVATGLCTRILK from the exons ATGTCGACCGCTTTCCGATCCCTTGCGCCTTTCCTGCGCACCGCCCGACAAGGTCTACGGGCTAACCCCATCAACCCTCTTCAGTCCGCCTTCAGCAAGCAGAACACCTCCGGTGTCCTCAACCTTTACCGCACATATGCTGTTTTTGAGCGATCAAAGCCTCATGTGAACATCGGTACAATTGGTCACGTCGATCACGGCAAG ACCACTCTTTCTGCTGCCATCACAAAGCGGCAGGCTGACAAGGGCCTCGCCAACTTCCTCGAGTATGGTGCCATTGACAAGGCTCCTGAGGAGCGAAAGCGTGGTATTACCATCTCGACCGCACACATCGAGTACGCCACCGAGAACCGCCACTACTCCCACGTCGATTGCCCTGGTCACGCCGATtacatcaagaacatgatTACTGGTGCAGCCAACATGGACGGTGCTATCATCGTTGTTGCTGCTTCCGATGGACAGATGCCCCAGACCCGTGAACACTTGCTCCTTGCTCGTCAGGTTGGTGTCCAGCGAATTGTCGTCTTTGTCAACAAGGTCGATGCCATTGATGACCCCGAGATGCTTGAGCTCGTCGAGATGGAGATGCgcgagcttctcaacacctACGGCTTCGAAGGCGACGACACTCCCGTCATCATGGGCTCTGCTCTCATGTCTCTCCAGAACCAGCGCCCTGAGATTGGTACCGAGAAGatcgatgagcttcttgctgcCGTTGACGAGTGGATCCCCACCCCCGAGCGTGACCTCGATAAGCCCTTCCTTATGTCCGTTGAGGATGTCTTCTCCATTGCTGGCCGCGGCACCGTCGTGTCTGGCCGTGTGGAGCGTGGTGTTCTGAAGCGTGATCAGGAGATCGAGCTTGTCGGAAAGGGCCAGGAGGttatcaagaccaaggttaCCGACATCGAGACCTTCAAGAAGTCTTGTGAACAGTCCCAGGCTGGTGACAACTCTGGTCTCCTCATCCGAGGTGTTCGCCGTGAGGATGTCCGCCGTGGTATGGTCGTCTGCGCTCCTGGCACCGTAAAGTCTCACACCCAGTTTCTCGCTTCCCTCTACGTCCTCTCAAAGGAGGAGGGTGGCCGACACACCGGTTTCCAGGAGCACTACCGACCCCAGCTCTACCTTCGAACTGCAGATGAGTCCATTGACCTGACTTTCCCCGAGGGTACTGAGGATGCTTCTAGTAAGATGGTCATGCCTGGTGACAACACCGAGATGGTTGTCACCATGGGTCACCCCAATGCTATCGAGGTTGGTCAGCGATTTAACATCCGTGAGGGTGGCCGAACTGTCGCTACTGGTCTCTGCACTCGCATCCTCAAATAA
- a CDS encoding hypothetical protein (EggNog:ENOG41) yields the protein MASNEPQPDPIANSKPEDPSDDARADVTAAVEELLNSLSNKFAGVSSEIFAKMDEMSRRLDNLEAALQEGKAKDGGSTKSS from the exons ATGGCTAGCAACGAGCCGCAACCAGACCCCATAGCCAACAGCAAGCCTGAAGAT CCTTCAGATGATGCTCGCGCCGATGTCACAGCcgctgttgaagagctcCTAAACTCTCTGTCTAATAAATTTGCTGGTGTCTCGTCAGAAATCTTTGCGAAAA TGGATGAGATGTCCCGGAGGCTGGATAATCTGGAAGCAGCTCTCCAAGAGGGCAAGGCGAAAGATGGAGGATCAACCAAGTCCTCGTAA
- a CDS encoding hypothetical protein (BUSCO:EOG0926354S), with translation MASRPTVSIIGKDGAPTGATHTIPAVFTSPIRPDIVQQVHTGIAKNKRQPYAVSEKAGHQTSAESWGTGRAVARIPRVSGGGTHRAGQAAFGNMCRSGRMFAPTKIWRKWHIKVNQGQKRYAVVSALAASAAVPLLQARGHQVNSVPEVPLVVDSAVFEGAAIAKTAAAFGLLKAVGAGPDIEKVKGSKKLRAGKGKLRGRRHRQRRGPLVIYDPETDGKELVTAFRNITGVETSPVTALNLLQLAPGGHLGRFIVWTSAAFKALDEIYGSTTEASAHKRDFLLPSNVVSQADLTRLINSSEIQSSLNAPKGDAVTRRSAVQKKNPLKNKQVMLRLNPYASVFAQEAQKKQN, from the exons ATGGCTTCGCGACCTACCGTCTCTATCATCGGCAAAGATGGTGCTCCCACTGGAGCTACCCACACCATTCCCGCCGTCTTCACCAGCCCGATCCGACCGGACATTGTCCAGCAGGTTCACACCGGTATCGCTAAGAACAAGCGACAGCCTTATGCTGTGAGCGAGAAGGCCGGTCACCAGACCTCTGCCGAGTCTTGGGGAACTG GTCGTGCTGTCGCCCGTATTCCCCGTGTCTCTGGTGGTGGTACTCACCGTGCTGGTCAGGCTGCCTTCGGTAACATGTGTCGTTCCGGTCGCATGTTCGCCCCTACCAAGATCTGGCGCAAGTGGcacatcaaggtcaaccaGGGCCAGAA GCGATACGCCGTCGTCTCTGCTCTCGCTGCCTCCGCTGCCGTTCCCCTGCTCCAGGCCCGTGGCCACCAGGTCAACTCCGTCCCCGAGGTTCCTCTGGTTGTCGACTCCGCCGTCTTCGAGGGTGCTGCCATTGCCAAGACCGCTGCTGCTTTCGGTCTCCTGAAGGCTGTTGGTGCTGGTCCCGATatcgagaaggtcaagggcTCCAAGAAGCTCCGTGCTGGTAAGGGCAAGCTCCGTGGCCGACGCCACCGCCAGCGACGTGGCCCTCTTGTCATCTACGACCCTGAGACCGATGGCAAGGAGCTCGTCACTGCTTTCCGCAACATCACTGGTGTCGAGACCTCTCCCGTCACCgctctcaacctcctccagctCGCCCCTGGTGGTCACCTCGGCCGCTTCATCGTCTGGACCTCTGCTGCCTTCAAGGCCCTTGACGAGATCTACGGTTCCACCACTGAGGCCTCTGCCCACAAGCGTGACTTCCTCCTCCCCTCCAACGTTGTCTCTCAGGCCGATCTTACTCGTCTGATCAACAGCTCTGAAATCCAGAGCTCTCTCAACGCTCCCAAGGGCGATGCTGTCACCCGCCGATCTGCTgtccagaagaagaaccCTCTTAAGAACAAGCAGGTCATGCTTCGCCTGAACCCTTATGCCTCCGTGTTTGCCCAGGAGgctcagaagaagcagaactAA
- a CDS encoding hypothetical protein (MEROPS:MER0094384): MASHDYYSGGSQQAPYGAGPNASPYYQNHDTPSPHSTPAPPYEPNSYNSHYAPDTSIYPADTAAHIVPTKQTPYSPNDIQYPPASTYASPSGQSSSHNQPGQTGQSPFDTVFDDHMYPANSNTGPTPSSSTADIGQQGFYQDTSYAGGAAAAQPYGQEDIPLQDRTAKNDDPEMNDHIYDAPGRPKKKGKKGKVRLGELGMIGANKKRIPWVVYIFSVVQIAIFIAEIARMGVLTGTPIAIKPQFNVFIGPSPGLLINMGARYAPCMRNVKGIQSVDKNAKGAVLPGLLCPNATTDDSFCPLHVVCGFGGDVPDPKFNGDINQSPEPNQWYRFITSIFMHAGLIHIIFNLLLQLTIAKEMEMAIGPVRFLLVYMSAGIFGNIMGGNYAPPGQPSVGASGALFGIIALVLLDLLYSWKDRRNPVKDLLFIILDMVIAFVLGLLPGLDNFVHIGGFLMGLSLGVCVLHSPNSLRRRMGQELSYAAVSPQTGETPPHFFKNPVGFFKGRKPLWWAWWLVRAAFLVMIIVVFIVLLNNFYKYHDTCDWCKYLNCLPINDWCDWGSFEHLKEPKSSSSS; encoded by the exons ATGGCTTCGCACGACTACTACAGCGGTGGCAGCCAACAGGCTCCTTATGGCGCCGGCCCCAACGCTTCTCCCTACTACCAGAATCACGATACCCCTTCGCCGCATTCTACACCAGCACCCCCATACGAGCCTAACTCGTACAACTCACACTATGCTCCCGACACCTCGATCTATCCTGCCGATACTGCCGCGCATATTGTTCCGACCAAACAAACACCGTACTCGCCAAACGATATACAATATCCTCCAGCGAGCACTTATGCTAGCCCTTCAGGTCAGAGCTCAAGCCATAACCAGCCTGGTCAAACTGGTCAGTCTCCTTTCGACACCGTCTTTGACGATCATATGTACCCGGCAAACTCGAACACCGGACCGACTCCCAGCTCCAGTACGGCTGACATTGGCCAACAAGGCTTCTATCAAGATACAAGCTATGCTGGAGGGGCCGCCGCTGCGCAGCCTTACGGCCAGGAAGACATTCCCCTTCAAGACCGGACCGCTAAAAATGACGACCCCGAGATGAACGATCATATCTATGACGCCCCTGGACGACctaagaagaagggcaagaagggcaaggttCGCTTGGGTGAATTGGGTATGATTGGggccaacaagaagaggattCCTTGGGTTGTCTATATCTTTTCTGTGGTCCAAATCGCCATCTTTATCGCCGAAATAGCAAGAATGG GCGTGTTAACAGGAACTCCAATTGCGATCAAACCGCAATTCAACGTATTCATCGGCCCATCTCCCGGTTTACTGATCAACATGGGTGCACGTTATGCCCCCTGTATGCGCAACGTGAAGGGTATCCAAAGTGTGGACAAGAATGCGAAGGGCGCCGTTCTACCTGGTCTACTTTGTCCCAATGCTACCACAGACGACAGTTTCTGCCCTCTTCATGTGGTCTGCGGCTTCGGAGGTGACGTTCCAGATCCTAAGTTTAATGGTGATATCAACCAGAGTCCGGAGCCCAACCAGTGGTACCGATTCATCACCTCAATTTTCATGCACGCCGGTCTCATTCACATCATAttcaaccttcttctgcaGCTTACCATTGCgaaagagatggagatggccaTCGGGCCAGTGCGGTTTCTACTCGTTTACATGAGTGCTGGGATTTTCGGCAACATCATGGGTGGAAACTATGCGCCGCCAGGACAGCCATCCGTGGGTGCCTCTGGTGCCCTTTTTGGTATCATTGCATTGGTCCTCCTCGATCTTCTGTACTCATGGAAGGACAGACGCAACCCTgtcaaagaccttcttttcatcatccttgatatGGTAATTGCATTTGTCCTGGGACTTCTTCCCGGCTTGGACAACTTTGTCCATATTGGCGGTTTTCTTATGGGACTCTCTCTTGGCGTCTGTGTCCTGCACTCGCCCAACTCACTGCGACGGCGGATGGGCCAGGAGTTGTCGTACGCAGCCGTTTCTCCCCAGACTGGCGAGACGCCCCCTCACTTTTTCAAGAACCCAGTCGGTTTCTTCAAGGGGCGCAAGCCACTCTGGTGGGCTTGGTGGCTGGTTCGAGCTGCCTTCCTCGTCATGATCATTGTCGTTTTCATTGTTCTCCTGAACAACTTTTACAAGTATCACGACACCTGTGATTGGTGCAAGTATCTCAATTGCCTG CCCATCAACGATTGGTGCGATTGGGGATCTTTTGAGCATCTTAAGGAGCCCAAGagttcttcttcgtcataA
- the ERP38 gene encoding Protein disulfide-isomerase erp38 (EggNog:ENOG41) has product MVLIKSFVLSALAATVAAKSAVIELLPSNFDDIVLKSGKPTLVEFFAPWCGHCKTLAPVWEDLANTYEYAKDKVQIAKVDADAQRELGKRFGIQGFPTLKYFDGKSNKPQDYKSGRDLESLTNFIVEKTGVKPKKKLELPSEVTYLNDATFPKAIGGDKHVLVAFTAPWCGHCKSLAPTWEDLANTFVNEKNVLIAKVDAEAPNSKAVAEEQGVKSYPTIKWFPAGSKKAVAYESGRSEQAFVDWINEHAGTHRVTGGGLDTVAGTVESLDTLVAKITGGAAIADVAEEVKKEVENLTDSVQKTYAEYYVRVFDKLSSNNDWVSKELARLDGILTKGGLAPAKRDQIQQKTNVLRKFTQKVEEKVEEIKDEL; this is encoded by the exons ATGGTTCTTATCAAGAGCTTCGTGCTGAGCGCCCTTGCTGCCACCGTCGCAGCCAAATCCGCCGTCATCGAATTACTTCCCTCCAATTTCGACGATATCGTTCTCAAGTCCGGCAAACCTACCCTCGTCGAGTTCTTTGCCCCGTGGTGTGGACACTGCAAGACGCTTGCTCCTGTCTGGGAGGATCTAGCCAATACCTACGAGTACGCAAAGGACAAGGTCCAAATTGCCAAAGTCGACGCGGACGCTCAGCGTGAGCTCGGTAAGCGATTTGGTATCCAGGGTTTCCCTACCCTTAAGTACTTCGATGGCAAGAGCAACAAGCCTCAGGATTACAAGTCTGGCCGCGACCTTGAGAGCCTGACCAATTTCATCGTTGAAAAGACTGGTGTGaaacccaagaagaagcttgagctgcCCAGCGAGGTTACCTACCTCAACGATGCGACATTTCCCAAAGCTATTGGTGGCGACAAGCATGTTCTCGTCGCCTTTACCGCTCCGTGGTGTGGAC ACTGCAAGAGCCTTGCCCCTACCTGGGAAGACCTCGCCAACACATTCGTAAACGAGAAGAATGTCCTGATCGCCAAGGTTGATGCCGAAGCTCCCAACAGCAAGGCAGTGGCTGAGGAGCAAGGTGTTAAGTCCTACCCAACCATTAAGTGGTTCCCTGCTGGCAGCAAGAAGGCTGTAGCCTACGAAAGTGGACGCAGTGAGCAGGCCTTTGTTGATTGGATCAATGAGCATGCCGGAACCCATCGAGTCACCGGCGGTGGCCTTGATACCGTTGCTGGTACCGTTGAGTCTCTTGACACGCTCGTGGCCAAGATCACAGGCGGTGCTGCCATCGCTGACGTCGCcgaggaggtcaagaaggaggtcgaGAACCTCACCGATTCTGTTCAGAAAACCTACGCCGAGTACTACGTGCGCGTCTTTGACAAGCTGAGCTCGAACAATGACTGGGTGTCGAAGGAGCTCGCTCGTTTGGACGGCATCCTTACCAAGGGTGGACTGGCCCCCGCCAAGCGTGACCAGATTCAGCAGAAGACCAACGTTCTTCGCAAGTTCACCCAGAAGGTCGAGGAGAAGGTCGAAGAGATTAAGGATGAACTGTAA
- a CDS encoding hypothetical protein (EggNog:ENOG41~BUSCO:EOG092619VG), producing the protein MPQAQHPIATLIFIVFIVWLVFPDSDYSSQSLTLSDLAGERLDHFQDALDVLNASRWGDFAPVPGKDSKTNSSFLNLTGFRADDNLSWGGLKRFRERSLAFSRHAIPPIGEHNLWDTGHGEPIWLNASGTVHGEWVKPKGSISRGYNSYNLSKIAPDMDWIGDNVPWARNITGRTGRMMLRLEGNQTINEYEQLPTESSVPVAGGLIRSVKGTTTIEDTHGSGHDWEMRLWGVHWPRQGVVLMTTTSEKFEGIFGLPHLTPSEDFFQSSQRLLNESIAHTIATKRENIYADQTVPWTSDLENPLYTTNPSPHCEYVMYAQVFPPSRTHFNIDSQESSREALESVIDAVESELQSPVGAPIPKIPKLQMSAIIYSPDCGFFLETKGPPDFGPSEAQHLTGMKIEVQLYQVKTWILVYAIVVFGQINLLKNQMRESCTPSTMGRVSFWTIAMMLMVDGMTFTAAATWVSSAGATFLPTLALLFAAFLSMTIGGSFLAKIHEVQLPEARPRREREANNMGDNTNGTELNAAATPDRSLLPEPVTTHQPAMPPPPRSQQQPVIVPSDQDIDAEIATAAVPGATTAQRAEEAPQSFQSIIGRMILSSLCIIFLAISSTTWYPNLRSLFLNLCILIYLSLWIPQILRNTRRNCRRALGWPFVLGQSVLRLLPIAYFWIKEDNFLYARSDRHAFLVFCAWLWIQLIILAAQDIIGPRFGIPAGWAPDAWDYHPVLREDSLEAGGLPIGLFADDTPGIERARSSGDDGSKKQSTTRSIDCAICREVLEVPVLTAEDEDTGVAGVFARRLYMVTPCRHIFHSACLEGWMRFRLQCPICREELPPL; encoded by the coding sequence ATGCCTCAAGCCCAACATCCAATCGCTACACTTATATTTATCGTTTTCATTGTTTGGCTCGTCTTCCCCGATAGCGACTACTCAAGTCAATCTCTGACTCTTTCCGATCTCGCTGGCGAGAGACTTGATCATTTTCAGGATGCTCTAGACGTGCTGAATGCTTCGCGATGGGGCGATTTCGCACCAGTCCCAGGGAAAGACTCCAAGACGAACTCATCGTTTTTAAATCTTACGGGTTTTCGTGCGGATGATAACCTCTCCTGGGGCGGTTTGAAAAGGTTCCGCGAGCGGAGTTTGGCCTTCAGCCGACATGCCATACCACCTATTGGAGAACATAATCTGTGGGACACCGGACATGGTGAGCCTATCTGGTTGAATGCATCCGGGACTGTTCATGGAGAATGGGTCAAGCCAAAAGGCTCTATCTCTAGAGGATATAACAGCTACAATCTGAGCAAAATTGCTCCTGATATGGACTGGATTGGTGATAATGTGCCTTGGGCGCGTAACATTACTGGTCGCACAGGCCGCATGATGCTGCGCCTAGAAGGAAATCAAACCATCAACGAGTATGAGCAATTGCCAACTGAAAGTAGCGTCCCCGTCGCTGGAGGTCTCATACGGAGTGTCAAGGGCACGACGACTATTGAGGATACCCATGGCTCTGGCCATGACTGGGAAATGAGGCTATGGGGCGTTCATTGGCCACGTCAGGGCGTGGTTTTGATGACCACCACCAGCGAGAAGTTCGAGGGCATATTCGGCTTGCCACACCTTACACCAAGTGAGGATTTCTTCCAGTCTAGTCAGAGGCTACTTAACGAGTCGATCGCTCACACCATTGCGACAAAGAGGGAGAACATATATGCAGACCAGACTGTACCATGGACTTCAGATCTGGAGAACCCTCTATACACTACTAACCCATCGCCACATTGCGAATATGTTATGTATGCGCAAGTCTTTCCACCAAGTCGAACCCATTTCAACATAGATTCTCAGGAATCATCGCGGGAGGCTTTAGAGTCTGTTATCGACGCTGTTGAGTCAGAGTTACAATCACCTGTTGGCGCACCCATCCCAAAGATACCCAAACTCCAGATGTCAGCTATCATCTACTCTCCAGACTGCGGCTTCTTCCTAGAGACCAAAGGACCACCAGATTTTGGGCCAAGCGAGGCCCAGCACTTAACAGGCATGAAGATAGAGGTTCAACTCTACCAAGTCAAAACATGGATTCTTGTCTACGCGATCGTTGTATTTGGTCAGATCAATCTACTCAAGAACCAGATGCGCGAGTCTTGCACCCCTTCGACCATGGGTCGAGTGAGCTTTTGGACTATCGCCATGATGCTCATGGTTGACGGCATGACCTTCACTGCTGCAGCAACTTGGGTATCATCTGCTGGCGCCACCTTTCTGCCGACATTGGCCCTCTTGTTTGCCGCATTTCTGTCCATGACCATTGGTGGAAGCTTTCTCGCCAAAATCCATGAAGTTCAGCTTCCTGAAGCCCGGCCTCGACGTGAGCGGGAAGCGAACAACATGGGTGATAACACCAATGGCACCGAACTAAACGCAGCGGCGACTCCAGACAGATCACTCTTGCCAGAGCCTGTGACAACGCACCAACCGGCCATGCCTCCCCCTCCTCGATCTCAGCAACAGCCTGTGATTGTTCCCTCCGATCAAGATATTGATGCCGAGATTGCTACTGCAGCAGTCCCTGGCGCCACAACTGCGCAACGTGCTGAGGAGGCCCCCCAATCTTTTCAAAGCATCATTGGCCGCATGATCCTCTCCTCTCTATGTATTATATTCCTGGCCATTTCTTCTACAACATGGTATCCCAATCTGAGGTCATTGTTCCTGAATCTGTGTATCCTCATCTATCTATCCCTGTGGATTCCTCAAATTCTCCGTAATACTCGTCGAAACTGCCGCCGAGCTCTTGGCTGGCCATTCGTCCTTGGTCAGTCTGTCTTACGACTTCTCCCCATAGCCTATTTCTGGATCAAAGAGGACAATTTTCTTTATGCTCGCTCGGACCGACATGCGTTCCTTGTCTTTTGCGCCTGGCTTTGGATACAGCTTATCATTCTTGCTGCACAAGACATTATCGGTCCCCGCTTTGGCATTCCCGCTGGCTGGGCCCCTGATGCTTGGGACTACCATCCTGTTCTTCGCGAGGATAGTCTCGAAGCTGGTGGTTTGCCAATTGGCCTATTTGCTGATGACACCCCGGGTATCGAGCGTGCCCGGTCATcaggtgatgatggcagcAAGAAGCAAAGCACGACGAGGAGTATCGACTGCGCAATCTGTCGCGAAGTCTTGGAGGTACCAGTGCTCACtgccgaagatgaagacaccGGCGTTGCTGGTGTCTTCGCTCGTCGCTTATACATGGTCACACCTTGCAGGCATATATTTCATAGCGCTTGCTTGGAAGGTTGGATGAGATTTCGACTCCAGTGTCCCATATGTCGAGAAGAGTTACCACCGCTGTAA
- a CDS encoding hypothetical protein (EggNog:ENOG41) produces the protein MQIQPNESLYFDIFRSHTANELSGSFKNLFWTHYVLQACHSEDAIKCAVIALGALYQTLEQTAALDMHSGSEMGGDARVELVRGHWQVAVRRYGDACNALVKLNTQDQRSHRTSIMANVLLACFDSFIGDHRQAIHQIQTGLGLLDIFRTQQRQRLPPVSENSLEEELVIIFTRLAIQAKSYDMAFHFPQPFSIRLSSQSQTQSPGPSGTTTPSQEEPFSIPETFSSVVEARVTCDALNARIMRYVEELFAMKTDLKSTLPQSWLDYGLHFKHYLDAWGKAFDNLFFTRHNPSVSLQEKAGIAALKMLSTNSRILYLMMFSDKESDFDNFLPQFQTIVDLGTEIVGDEERRAASRDCPDPEHCQHRQRENWQSQDLFPPMGFSAPHLKPRFAADIGIVAPLFVVATKCRDPGTRRRAIQLLRSSARREGMWDSEMVANISAWVMNLEESEALSMGVESYHVDGITRPIPRIVPEEKRFTIRSVDFDLRTRVADLQVGTRGLPPGIPDSKFRQTRLNW, from the coding sequence ATGCAGATTCAACCAAATGAATCCTTATACTTTGACATATTCCGCTCACACACTGCTAACGAGCTTTCTGGCTCCTTCAAAAATCTCTTCTGGACGCACTATGTATTGCAGGCGTGCCACTCTGAGGATGCCATCAAATGTGCTGTTATTGCACTGGGTGCTCTGTATCAGACTCTCGAGCAGACGGCTGCCCTGGATATGCACAGTGGATCGGAGATGGGTGGTGACGCCCGTGTCGAGCTTGTCAGGGGTCATTGGCAAGTTGCCGTCAGGAGATATGGTGATGCATGCAATGCTTTGGTGAAACTCAACACCCAAGACCAGAGATCACACAGGACCTCGATCATGGCGAATGTGCTTCTGGCCTGCTTTGATTCCTTTATTGGTGATCACAGGCAGGCCATTCACCAGATCCAGACCGGACTCGGCCTGCTCGACATCTTCCGCActcaacaaagacaaagactcCCTCCAGTTTCCGAAAATTCGCTGGAGGAGGAATTGGTTATCATTTTTACGCGCCTGGCGATTCAAGCAAAGTCCTACGATATGGCATTCCATTTCCCCCAGCCGTTCAGTATAAGGCTCAGCTCACAATCGCAAACACAATCTCCTGGTCCGAGTGGCACAACAACCCCTTCGCAAGAGGAGCCCTTCTCGATCCCTGAAACTTTTTCATCTGTTGTCGAAGCTCGGGTGACCTGTGATGCGTTGAATGCTAGAATCATGAGATACGTCGAGGAGCTTTTCGCCATGAAGACCGACCTCAAGAGTACCCTACCCCAATCGTGGCTTGACTATGGTCTTCATTTCAAACATTACCTGGACGCTTGGGGGAAAGCGTTCGACAACCTGTTTTTCACACGGCACAATCCTTCTGTCAGCCTTCAGGAGAAAGCAGGCATTGCTGCACTGAAAATGCTGTCCACGAATTCAAGAATCCTGTACCTCATGATGTTCAGTGACAAGGAGTCTGACTTTGACAACTTCCTTCCTCAGTTTCAGACAattgttgatcttggtaCCGAAATAGTCGGCGACGAAGAGAGGCGAGCCGCATCCCGCGATTGCCCCGATCCTGAGCACTGCCAACATCGCCAACGGGAAAATTGGCAAAGCCAAGACTTGTTCCCGCCCATGGGATTCTCAGCTCCGCATCTCAAACCCAGGTTCGCAGCTGACATAGGGATTGTTGCACCTCTGTTTGTTGTAGCGACCAAATGTCGCGATCCAGGAACAAGGCGCCGAGCTATTCAGCTTCTACGCAGCAGTGCCCGCCGTGAAGGAATGTGGGATAGCGAGATGGTTGCGAATATTAGTGCATGGGTCATGAATCTTGAGGAGTCAGAGGCGCTGTCCATGGGGGTCGAGTCGTATCATGTCGATGGCATCACGAGGCCCATACCACGAATAGTCCCCGAAGAAAAGCGCTTCACAATTCGCTCTGTTGACTTCGACCTTCGAACTCGAGTTGCGGACCTTCAAGTTGGCACTCGCGGTCTCCCACCCGGTATTCCCGATTCTAAATTTCGTCAAACTCGGCTGAACTGGTAG
- the RPS29 gene encoding 40S ribosomal protein S29 — MSHESVWNSRPRNYGKGSRSCRVCKHKAGLIRKYDLNLCRQCFREKAKDIGFNKVSFN; from the exons ATGTCTCACGAAAGCGTCTGGAACTCCCGCCCCCGAAACTACGGCAAGGGCTCTCGCAGCTG CCGCGTCTGCAAGCACAAGGCCGGTCTCATCCGAAAGTACGACCTCAACCTGTGCCGTCAGTGTTTCcgtgagaaggccaaggatatCGGCTTCAACAAGGTGAGTTTTAATTGA